One Verrucomicrobiota bacterium DNA segment encodes these proteins:
- a CDS encoding family 43 glycosylhydrolase, giving the protein MKITPMLRMMNDVDEDMILRITPLLCGLLWGAYSLNAADTLPPMHWADESRIGKPFAKDPSVIRFQDRYLMYFSLPPFSASLAKPDSPKGWSIGIAESTDLIHWRKTAEILPEQECEKKGLCAPGARVIGNQVHIFYQTYGNGAKDAICHAVSADGKRFVKDASNPVFRPEGDWTSGRAIDAEVYPVKDRLLLYFATRDPKMKVQMIGVAGAPLDSDFSRKTWKQLCDAPILKPELSWEQECIEAPTLCERDGKLYMFYAGAYNNKPQQIGVAESRDGLTWQRLSEQPLVPNGSAGSWNFSESGHPGVFADKDGQTYLFYQGNSDQGKTWFLSVLKIDWREGRPVIVK; this is encoded by the coding sequence ATGAAAATAACACCCATGCTGCGCATGATGAACGATGTTGACGAAGATATGATACTACGAATCACACCATTGCTTTGCGGTCTGCTCTGGGGGGCATATTCACTAAACGCTGCGGACACATTGCCGCCCATGCACTGGGCCGATGAGTCGCGCATCGGCAAACCATTCGCCAAAGATCCCAGTGTTATTCGGTTTCAGGATCGGTATTTGATGTATTTCTCGCTGCCGCCGTTTAGCGCCAGCCTTGCCAAGCCTGATTCGCCCAAGGGCTGGAGCATTGGCATTGCGGAAAGCACCGACTTAATTCACTGGCGGAAAACCGCTGAAATCCTTCCCGAACAGGAGTGTGAGAAAAAAGGATTATGCGCGCCGGGCGCACGCGTCATTGGCAACCAGGTGCATATCTTTTACCAGACCTATGGCAATGGCGCTAAGGACGCCATTTGCCATGCGGTGTCGGCGGACGGTAAACGGTTTGTGAAAGATGCCTCGAATCCGGTGTTCCGCCCGGAAGGTGACTGGACCAGTGGCCGTGCGATTGATGCGGAGGTGTACCCGGTCAAAGACCGCCTACTGCTTTACTTTGCCACGCGCGATCCGAAGATGAAGGTGCAGATGATTGGCGTGGCTGGCGCGCCGTTGGATTCCGATTTCAGCCGGAAAACCTGGAAGCAACTCTGTGATGCTCCCATCCTCAAACCTGAGTTGTCTTGGGAACAGGAATGCATTGAGGCCCCCACGTTGTGCGAGCGCGATGGTAAACTGTATATGTTCTATGCCGGCGCATACAACAACAAGCCTCAGCAGATCGGTGTCGCGGAAAGCCGGGATGGATTGACTTGGCAGCGGCTTTCTGAACAGCCGTTGGTGCCGAATGGTTCTGCGGGTTCGTGGAATTTCTCCGAATCCGGACATCCCGGCGTCTTCGCGGATAAGGATGGGCAGACGTATTTGTTTTATCAGGGGAATAGTGATCAGGGAAAAACCTGGTTCCTATCCGTGCTGAAGATAGATTGGCGCGAGGGCAGGCCGGTGATCGTCAAATAA